From the Papaver somniferum cultivar HN1 chromosome 2, ASM357369v1, whole genome shotgun sequence genome, the window CAAAGAGAAGAGAGAAGGAAGGTTTGTGCGCATATATGGCAGATGAATATCAAAGTTCAGGAGGAATTTGTAGTGGAAATTGGTGGAATAATATGAAGATtggattatcatcatcatcatcaccagcatGTTCAACTACTCTTACTGATATTGGAAGCTACAACAATTGGCCTATTAGTACTATTACTGATGATCAAACAGTTGATATGAAATATCCTAAACTTAATCATCAAGCTGCATCACCATCTGATACTTCCGTTATTGCTGGTACCAATGATGTTTTACTTGATAATAATTCTAATTCACAGATGATGGGTTTTGATCTTTCATCACCCTTAACAACTTCTGATTGGTCCCAACCCTTACTGTAAGTGAATCTTTTAGAGTCAATTAATCcttgtgattttttattttttttttgtctttttttgtcTTCTGTTTaagttttgatgatgaatacTTATTTGTTCATATTTGTATTTTAATTTGTTAGCAGTAGTAGAAGTAGCGAAGATCATCAGCAAAAGGAGTGGAGTCCCAAAAATTGCTCTGGTAGTAGTGGTGGTGAAGATTCATCATCAATTCATTCTTCATTTAAGCAACAACAAATAAATCAGGGTTTCAGTTTAGACCCACAGTACTGTTACAGTTCTAACAAAATTGACAACAGCGACAGCTGCACAGGAGGTCTACCCATGAGTTTTTCCATGAATTCAGCATCATATGAATGTAGCCCATCAACATCTACGTTATTACACAGTTTATATGAGCCTGAGAATCATACGGAACAACTTCAACGATCATCTTACGATGAGGATAATCGGATGAGTTATCCCAGTTCTACGACGTACACTAATTACCAACTGAATCCAAATGAGTTATCTCCTTCTCATCCAAATTGGTCATCAAAATTCCCTCAGTTTCTTAAAACTGCAGTTTCATCCAGACAACAACCTAGTAATACTAACATTAACAATCATTTGCAATTCTCCAATAACTCTCAGTTTTGGAACGCTTCTCCTACTAGCATATTAACTGGTGATAACCCTTCTCGTCTTCTCCCTTCGCCACAAACTCAATTTTTAACTCCCACTCTCAATGATCATCAGAAACCTAATTGCAACAATAGCCTAGGCTTCAAGGTACAGTATTATTAGCCAAAGCTAGTATATATACATAGACATGCATGTCTTTGCCTTGTTCTAATTTCAACATGTTTTGTCTCGTATTCTCAGCCAAGCATAGAAGAAGTTCAAGATTCAAGCTCGATAGTGAAAAAAAGTAAGAGTAGCGAACCCACTTACAAAAGGCCTCGAATGGAAACACCATCACAATTACCAACGTTTAAGGTGCGTACGAGTATTACCGGCTTGGTAGTTGGCTCTTCCTTGCATGTACATTTTACTGTGATATTAATAAGTTGCACTCGATCAAAATGTCATAGCTGATTTCTTCATTTTTCGACTTCCTGCATCCAACTCTTTTAAACTAAACACACCCTGCATTAGAATTTTGTACGACTCAAATATGACTGTAACAATCGTCAACACATTTTTGCCTTTCGGAAACCACACAGTAGAAGAGTGACAGTTTTCCAATTTTCCCtgcataagaagaagaaaatcgcGATTTATTGCGGATGATCAATTGTGTACCACGCTCTTAATAATTAGTAGGGTTGCTAAGCTTTTGAGTAGTTTTTGTGTTTGCCGAATTATGGGTTAACATATTTTGGCTTTACTCTTAATCAGGTTCGAAAAGAGAAGTTGGGAGACCGAATTACCGCACTACAGCAATTGTGTTCTCCTTTTGGGAAGGTATAATTAACATTTGATCCTATTGCTTTTCTCAAAGATTTCTCTACTAGAAATACATATAATCCATTTATTCTTTTCAACCGAATTCGCAAAAGCTTtcttacttttttcatttttttatcataACATACATATACGTTCTTATCTACAGACTGATACCGCATCAGTGCTTTATGAAGCCATCGAGTACATCAAGTTCCTCCATGATCAAGTTACAGTAAGTTTTCAGTTATTACCTTATGAGTTATATGCAGAAAAACGAACCATGAAATTATACTTGGCAAATAAAATTATGAACAAATTCTTTTCCACCTTAAATAATCATCTACTTTTGCTACGTTCAGGTTCTTAGTAATCCGTATATGAAACATGGATCAGCTCCCATGCAGTACCAACAGGTAACCTACACAGTTCTCTTGATTTTATTCCCATAAAATAACGGTTTCTAAGATTATTCCTATTATCTTTCACACCCAATGACCCAAATAATTGAGCTTGAACTGTTTAAACGTCAAATGTAGAATATGGACAATTCCAAGGATGGAGAGAGAACAAGACAAGATCTAAGAAGCCGAGGTTTATGTTTGGTTCCAATGTCGAGCACCTTCTCAGTTACTAACGAGACTAGTACAGATTTTTGGACACCAACTTTCGGAGGAACTTACAGGTAGTTGAGTTAGGGAAAGGAAATAAGAATCCATTGGGGCTTCGAAAGGAATCGACGTCGACAGCAGAAGGAATCAATATCTGCCAACGGAACCATAATAGGATTAAAATCATCACCTTCTAATCAAGTAAAGGGAAATGATCTAGAATCATAACTCTTTAAAAAATGTACAACAGTCAccttgaagcaaaaatgattttagCTAGTCTAGCTAGGTATAGTTAGGATTATCATTGGAGGGAATGCTTGTggtgtaataataataataatatatcaaAAGTATATAGTATGTGCAAAGATGAGTTCAATTAGTGATGGAAAATTAAGCCAATAAGATTATCAGTACAGTATTTGGAAAAGATTATTTGTTGTTTTAGTGTCTTGATTTTTACATAAAATGAATTAATAAAACTATCTTTTATATATATTCTTGTTGATAATTGAaacttgaatatatatatatatatatatgtataaaacGTGTGGGATTATAAATGAAATCTAACTTTTAAAATGTTAGGAGGGAATGTATACGAGTAGTGGAGGTCAGAAGTTGGCCCAGTGACTTTctctttttagggttttaaaattatTCCAACCAAATTGAGATGTGTTATATGTTGGAGCCATTAGTTCATTAGCTATTCAGAAGCTTTTTTGCTGCTTTTTATTAGAATGGGGTCACTTTGAGAGGAATCCACTGAAAGGTAAAGCGAAAAACCAAACCTTCAAAAACATATAATGTGCTTACATTTTGTTTATTTATGTTGTCATATCTTGTCACTATCTTGTATTCTTGTTGGTGAACTAGGTAGAGTCAACTCAACTCAGATATTAGATGAGCTTcaatttgaagattgttcttgtttGAAAATCTTCAACGATGTTATTAGTAATTGGTTGAGTCAATTGGTACATGAATGGCACGCGGGGTTTCTTTCCGATTCGAAAAATGACAGGAATGACAGGGGCGGGTAGTTGTTGCCCCCTACTTTTTCGACCCCTAGCCAAAAGGTTTTTTATGAGTTTTGTTAGGTTTTTCCACACATAGGCAAGGGAGTTCAGAGCCTCTCCGATGATGTGACCAAAAATCATACGTGGTAGTCTTGAATATCTCTGAAAATGTTTGCTGTTGTACAAATTGGACTACAACATGGCTAAGATGACACTATCTTGCATTGTGgtacaatttttttatttattaactcTAAATCACAGtcaatttgaaattgattttttggtGACACGTCCTGTAATGACACGACCCTTCACCAATGTTGTTTCCACTTAGTCATTGTGGTTATCCAGTAGTATGAATTTTTAACGGGCATCGTTGCGGTCATCCAGTAGCAGCTTTACAGGAAGTCACTTATCCTCGATTATTCCTACCTGAACATGCTTAACTAAAGAGCTTTTTGAAAACTCTGGAGCCACCTGTACTAAAACTACCCCAGAGTTACGAATGGACAAActattacttatatttcattcgaCAAACCTTACCTGTTGAATCATGATATTATAATACCACAACCTTAAATCGGAGCCGTCCTCGATTCCGGAATATATTTAAGCCCAAATCTAGAACGTTTTATGTCCCTCATGATACAAGCATCTGGCCCAACTCGTCCAATATACGTTCTCATCCTCGGCAGAAGACCCATCATCGACTTTGATACCATTTTTAATGACCCGATCCTACACCGGTATTGTCCCTACTTAGCCACCGTgattatccagcagtgtgggatttttaataGGCACCACAACGATCATCCATCAACAGCTTCCAGGAAGGTCGCTCATCCACGGATTACTCCCTCCCAAGCACACTTAACTGCAGGCATTTTGCCAACTCCAGAGCCTACTGTGCAGAAAAACCCTCGACGTTAACAACCGTGCCGAGTAATCCCTACAAGTTATATGACCGATGTGATTTCTGACTCCAAGCCATGTCCGATTTTTAGCGATTAACAAGgcctatttttctgtttttttgtgCAATAAGAGTTAGCGATTTTCCGAGTTGGCCTTGCATGCACCAAAATCAGAAAATGTAAATTTTCTTAACCCCTTACATGGGGGTTACCAAATGGAAAAGCCTCTAAAAAGATGATAAATAGGTTCAATATAACAATATTACACACTTAATTACATGTAgtgttaaaattttaatttcaattaggTATAAATCATGACTTATGTGCAAGAATATGTAAGTATCTAATAAATAGGTTCCAAGTATTAGACCGAGTTTTGGCGATTTCCAAGTCCGAACTTATTGCTCCCCGCTACAAGGTTCCCAACCGAGTAGGACTGATGCACGATTTTGATTACTTTAGGTGGTTCCCATTTTGCCTCACAAGTTCCGTAAGATCAAAACTTTAACTTCAAGTCCTTAAACATGACATAATGGGTTTTGGATGTGGTGATAACACTCGAAAAACTAGTACAGAAACCAATAATCGATCGTTACATCTTAGATAAGATTTTCATATCTTATTATCAAAAGCAAATTTTTTCATCACTTAATTGGTTGAATAACCCAAGGATTCGAATTCCTGGGTTTAGACGACAAGCAAAAAAGGATATTGTTAATTATCCTAGGAACCTCTAAGATACTTTTAAAATTTCCCAAATTGGATATTTCACCAAGTGTTTTATCTTTTGTATAACTGAATTTAATGCAAATACCTATATCAACTATTAGACATGGGATTGAAACTTGGACCCACAAGAAAACTGAATGTGTCTAACACAAAATAATAATTGATTCAGTTATTTGAGATTTGAGAATTAGTTCTCTAGATATTAATACTACAAACAATAGAAACACGTTATCTATGACTTTTCCTATCGAGAACTTGTAAGATGAAAAACGCGTCTGTACAACGACCAAAAAATACTATTAAAAAAGTAAATGTGTATTACAAAATAATGAGATTAGCAGTAACTCCTACTTACCACCATTTCAGTTCACTGTTGAGTCTAGTTGCCACCCTCACCAGTCCACCTACTTCTATGACCACCAATACTTCATGTCCAATAACAACACAAACTTCTACTCAAGATGCACAATAATTCATTACCCTAAAGCATCACCATCCATCTCAACAGTCCATATTACCAATAGTTGTTATCGTTTCATTTATTCCATACAAACAATTCATATCACCTCAATTATCTTTAGGAGTTGACAGAGAAACGAATTCCAATAATTCATTTATGCAGTACTTACAGATAAATTAATACATGATTATATGCACAACACTTAGAGACAGAGGTTGTCATATTTGAGCTCCAATATGTATTAAAGGTAACAGATCATAATACCGCTATAAATGGTTCCCCGGATGCCATTGCTGATTTTCACAAAACATATGAACAATGAAAGTAATAAAATTCGAGGGTGTGAAGATAGAAAGCATTCTGGTAACCAATACTGTACTCTACGTATAAAAACAACAACgaataatctaattgaaataaaaTGACACACTATACATGATATAAAAAATGGCCTTCATATTACTTCTAATCATGATGGCGGTCTTTAAGTGGCGGAAGTCCGGTCTTTTTGAACTTAAGTCAACTCCTTCAATGGAACTTGAGTCGACTCAGATAAAACATAATATTAATGGCTTAACCATAAAAAATTGAAACACATGATGCAAGTATATGAATCTGGAACTATATATGTTACCAGTATACCTGGACACACTAAGTAATAACACGTGATGCACCTCGATACATAAAGCAATAACACAAGATACCCATAGATACCTCTAGTGATATTATTGTtatatttattttagttttagtaATAAACACAAGATGCACTCAGATGCATCCAGTAATAACACAAGGTGCACTCAGATACATCAACCAACACAAGATGACGGTCTTTAGGCGGCTCAAGTCTGGTCTTTTGGAACATGGTCGTTTCCGATAAAACAAAAATCTTAATGGGCTTGAGGATAAAAAATGACAACACATGATGCAAGCATATGAATGTTTAACTCTATACGTTGCAAGTATACCTAGATACATTaagaaataatatataaatatttcacatgggtatacatatatatataaggtaggatccgttgacatggttagaataacataatcttgacattttagcgTCTTTCTTTTTACCAAATCCAACCGACAATGAATTTGAAGATAATTTTTCggtgacatgttcttcttataaatCTCTATACTCCAACGAAAAATGAGAGCATTCCATGATTTATAAGACCACCATCTGCCATTTTGAATATCCACCATTaaagattaacggttgaaattaaaatttgtggattgTGAAGTTTCGTACTTCGGAATACTCTCATATTTGGTAAGAATGTGGAGTTTTATATGATAAACATGTCACCAAAATATTAGTTTCAAATTCATCGTCGTTTGTTTTTTATACAAATGGTGCCACCATGTCATGCTAATGTCAATCTAACCATGTCACTAGATCCTTCCCTTATATATACTAGTGTAGACACATGAGCGATGCGCCTGCCGTTCATTACATGTGCACAACTCTTCAAGATAACCTACTGTCGATCATCACAAATACAACTGCACCAATATGATTCCTCCTAAGAAAAATCAAGTTTTTTCCTGAAAACCCAAACTGGATCATCTGCCAGGGATAGATATACCTCTAAAGAACATATCAAGGAAAATTCATTATCTTTCAACCCCTCCCCTAATAACACagattcttcctcttctttattttcccttcatcttcttcctcttcacaaCATCTACAAAAATGTTTTTTACTTTAAGGATTTTGTTGGTACTTGGTACCTTGGGTTTGATCACAAATTTAAAATGTCTAGTTTTTTAATATAAAAACTCCATCGCTCTGATTAGTCTAAAAATTGCAGCTAGTTTTTTAGATAAAGAGACAAAGGAAAAATGCTCGAAATAAAAATTGTGAATCTGAGACTAGCGGGAATCGAGACCACCCGCCTTAATTTAACTATTTTATAAATTTCTCCTTCATACCTTTTCATTATTATGAAAACCCAACAAAAAAACCTGAAACACAGAGGGGTATTTTTGGAAGTTCACTGTAAATTGGCGAAAATGCGTGTTTTTTTATACTAGTTATATATATCATGTAATAAAATAAGATGCACCTGGACACCTCTAGCGAAAATGATGTTATCTTTATTTTAGTTTCAACAATCAACACAAGATGCACTCAAATACATCTAGCAATAACACATGATATGCCTATACAATCTAGTGTTGCCATCGCCAttcttatttcaatttcaataataaaataatagggttTTGCATTTGCTTTTATACTGGTGCATCAACACAAATATTTACCAATACTTTTGGGAAAAAATAGTACCTTTAACTAGATGCGCCAATGCGTTCTAGCAATTTAGTTGAATTTTTAAGCAGAAAATCAACTAGTTGTTAGTGCAGTCAAAATGAAGTAAACATGCAACAAGATTTGgagaaaatctagggtttcaaaatGAAATAAAGGACATGTGTAATCAATTATCTCTAATTATGGAATTGATTAACTTAAAATCCATGATTTTTAATCAGATAAAACTAATTTCAAAACCatcaaaaaaattcagaagaacctaaaaataataataataataataaatgaacAGTAATTACATGGGTAAGGTTATAATCGATATCAATGGTGATTTCAGAATCTGGAAATCGAGATATTATTCTGTTGGCGATGAAGCAAGATAGTGAAGAAAGAGAGCGAGATACAAATATATTTTTCGTTGGTGTTTCATGGAGAATATACGTGGTGCACATCTATTCAATCCAACACAAACTTTAACTATTTGTTGTAACATGTTCTAAAGCTTTTCGTTCATTTGACccaatttcagtttttttatATCCTCCGCAAAAGAATGGATTTAAGTTTGTACGATAATCTGCAACTATATATATCTTGTTGTACATGCTTgatataaaaataatcaaactTACTCTTAGCATCTATGGTGGAACATCGGCATGCTTCCTATGTGGAAAGACAACCTTTATTGATCTAAAATCAAGTTTTCCTTAATTTTAGggatttaaagaaaatatttctggcagattttttttttttataattaaaattttattGCACAAAGAAGTAGCCAACAGAGAAGTTTTGGTCCCTGGCTAGCAAATTACAAATGTTTGAAGGGAAATTACTAGTGCATAACAAGTTTGCTGATCCTACTCTAACAAGTTTTGAGATGGCATCAGCAACTTGATGGTCTTTCCTGCTAACATAAGTGAAAATGCATAAATCAAAACTCATACTAAGatgttttatttctttaataATACTCCGGTGTTCCCAGCGCATGAAGTAACAATTATCTCTGATAGATTGGATGAATAGTATTGCATCACCCTCAATCTGAACTCTTTTCAGCTGCAACGCTTTAGCCCATAAAAGCGTCTCTCTGACTGCTTTGCATTCTGCCTCTTCTGATTCTAAACAATCCACTGTGAATGTTCCTTTGATTCCTCCACAATGACCTGCGTGGTCCCGATAGACCAGGCTAGTACCAGCtaggttagtttctaaaaaaaagGAAGCATCAATGTTGAATTTAATTATCCCTAGGTCTGGTGGCTTCCAGTGTGAAACATGACATATAAAGTGTGTGTGATCTGGCAAAGCACTATTGCTCAGTGATATAGCAGGATCACAAACATtcatataaaataaaattttgtgcATGGAATTAAAAGGGTTTAGAGTCACTCCCTTAAAGACAGAGTCACATCTGTCTTTCcaaagtatccaagtgccaatcataAGTCGATGCAACCATTGCTCGTTTCTATAATTTTAATTGTTTGAGAACCAACTATTGTACCATGGAACCACTGTAATAGAATTGGAATTGACAGCATCAATATCTACATTAATACTTCTCCATACCGCCCTTGCATGCCTGCACTCAAAAATAAGATGCTCTATTGTCTCTTCTGGTCTGCCACAACTTCCACAGATATTATCAATTTCTGATTTATATCTAGCAATTCTGCTTTTTGTTTGAATGATATCTCTAATGCACTTccatatgaataatttgattatgTGCGCTAACTTACAATTCCACAAAGATTTCCATGTACTGGTTGGTACTGGTATACCATTAACTTGTGAATCATTTTGACTATTAGACAACATATTGTAAGTGCTTTTTACTGAAAAATTCCATTCTTGGCTGGCATCCAAGTTATATTATCCTCTTGTGTGACATCTAAAAATAACTTTGTGATCCAAGAAACAGTTACAACATCAAATATTTGAGTGACTAGAGATACATTCCATGCATTAGTGTTGGTCTCAATTAACTCACTGACAAAAGTAAAAGAAGTATGATCAGGTGAAGAAGGAGCTGCATTAGTGTTGGTCTCAATTAACTCACTGACAAAAGTAAAAGAAGTATGATCAGGTGAAGAAGGAGCTGGAGGATGATTCATACCAGCAATCCATCTGCCTTGCCATATTCTTGTTCTTCTACCATTATTCACTTCCGTGAATTTTAAGTCATTTTTCAATACCCTGCCATACCCATGAAGAGTTAggtttattatttgaataatgcAAAACATTAATGTTCATGAAATATTTTGGCTGAAGTATTTTGACCCATAATGATGAAGATTCAGTGCAAACCCTCCAAGCTAGCTTTGTCAATAAAGCTAGATTGAGTAACTCCAAATCTCTAAAATCTAATCCTCCTTTATCTTTTGATTTATACATCTTGTGCCATGCCAAAGGGTTGTGGCCTTTATTAGCTTTATGtcccaagaataattttcttTGAATTGTTGTTAACTGAGTTATTAGCTGCTTTGGTAACTTGAAAGTTCCCATCTGGTAGAGAGGAACAAAATTGAGAACATGTTTGATAATAACTGACCTGCCAGCTTGAGTGAGGTTACTTGAAGACCATCCTGACAATCTGATGATAAAATTGTCCTTAATGTCTTTAAAAGATTCTTGCTTTGAGTTCCCAAAATCAGTGGAGAACCCAAATACTTATCCTTTGCATTCATTTGGCTTACTCCAAGGATTTAAGTAAGAGTAGCCGCATTATCTGGATTAGTAAACTTGTTGTAATAAACAGAAGACTTATCAAAATTAATAACATCCCCTGATTGTGAGCTGAAATCATGTAACAGCTGCAAGAGATTGTTAACTGAGGTAAGGGATGCTTGAGTGAAGatcaagcaatcatctgcaaaaaggagATGACTAATAGCTGGTGAATTACCACCTGCTACTTTAATACCAACAATAGACTTATCTTCATTGGCTTTAGTTAAATGTCTAGATAAGAATTCCATGGCCATTATGAACAAGTAaggtgataatggatcaccttgtcCGATACTTCTTGTGGGATGGAATTCAGTACAAGGTGAACCATTTAACATAACAGAAAGAGTGGTAGTGTTGATGCATTAATAAATCACGTCACAGAACTCTTCACTGAATCCAAAGTACATAAGTACCTTAGTTAAGAACTTACATTCAAgcctgtcaaaggcttttgacatatCCAGTTTGAGTGCCATCCATCCATTTtctcctcttttcttcttcattgagtGGATAATTTCTTGTGCAATGATAGTACTAATCATTCTTCCTGATACATATGCTGACTGGAAAGGTGAAATAATCTTCTCCATGATTGGCTTCAATCTGCTTACTAAGATTTCTGAGATAATCTTATAAGAGGTGTTGCACAACCCAATGGGTCTATAATCAGCTGCAGAGAGTGCCTTCTTCTCTTTGGGAATTAAAGAGATGTAAGTCTTGTTTAACTCCTTGGGTAAATGCCTAgattgaaagaacttttgaacCATCTTGCATACATCATCCCTTACCACTTACCATTGGCTTTTGTAAAAACCTTCTTGAAAACCCCCAGGACCTGGTGCACTCCAATTTTCCATAGATTTAAGAGAAGAATGAATTTCTTAAGCATCTTGAATCTTGCATAAGTTATTGTTGTCTTCTGTTGTGACAAGTATTGGAAGTATCATGAAAAGACTTTCATCAATAGTGGGAGTAGAAGAAGTACTGATGTTCTTGAAATGTGAAGTTAAATGATCTGCTATTGCATCTCTATTCTGAATCCAATTCCCATCTTGATATTTAATGGCATCAATGTTATTTCTTGATTTCTTCCTATTGATTTTGGCATGAAAATACTTGGTGTTATTGTCATGTTCCTTAAAGAAAGTTATTCTAGACTTTTGCTGGTAAAAATCAGTTCTTTTTTTGTGCCATTCATTGGGATCAAATCTGA encodes:
- the LOC113348648 gene encoding transcription factor bHLH112-like isoform X1; this encodes MADEYQSSGGICSGNWWNNMKIGLSSSSSPACSTTLTDIGSYNNWPISTITDDQTVDMKYPKLNHQAASPSDTSVIAGTNDVLLDNNSNSQMMGFDLSSPLTTSDWSQPLLSSRSSEDHQQKEWSPKNCSGSSGGEDSSSIHSSFKQQQINQGFSLDPQYCYSSNKIDNSDSCTGGLPMSFSMNSASYECSPSTSTLLHSLYEPENHTEQLQRSSYDEDNRMSYPSSTTYTNYQLNPNELSPSHPNWSSKFPQFLKTAVSSRQQPSNTNINNHLQFSNNSQFWNASPTSILTGDNPSRLLPSPQTQFLTPTLNDHQKPNCNNSLGFKPSIEEVQDSSSIVKKSKSSEPTYKRPRMETPSQLPTFKVRKEKLGDRITALQQLCSPFGKTDTASVLYEAIEYIKFLHDQVTVLSNPYMKHGSAPMQYQQNMDNSKDGERTRQDLRSRGLCLVPMSSTFSVTNETSTDFWTPTFGGTYR
- the LOC113348648 gene encoding transcription factor bHLH112-like isoform X2 yields the protein MADEYQSSGGICSGNWWNNMKIGLSSSSSPACSTTLTDIGSYNNWPISTITDDQTVDMKYPKLNHQAASPSDTSVIAGTNDVLLDNNSNSQMMGFDLSSPLTTSDWSQPLLSRSSEDHQQKEWSPKNCSGSSGGEDSSSIHSSFKQQQINQGFSLDPQYCYSSNKIDNSDSCTGGLPMSFSMNSASYECSPSTSTLLHSLYEPENHTEQLQRSSYDEDNRMSYPSSTTYTNYQLNPNELSPSHPNWSSKFPQFLKTAVSSRQQPSNTNINNHLQFSNNSQFWNASPTSILTGDNPSRLLPSPQTQFLTPTLNDHQKPNCNNSLGFKPSIEEVQDSSSIVKKSKSSEPTYKRPRMETPSQLPTFKVRKEKLGDRITALQQLCSPFGKTDTASVLYEAIEYIKFLHDQVTVLSNPYMKHGSAPMQYQQNMDNSKDGERTRQDLRSRGLCLVPMSSTFSVTNETSTDFWTPTFGGTYR